The following are from one region of the Dermacentor albipictus isolate Rhodes 1998 colony chromosome 5, USDA_Dalb.pri_finalv2, whole genome shotgun sequence genome:
- the LOC135917553 gene encoding CLIP-associating protein 2-like gives MREATAAANCSWPPRTGRTREDPRNQQQRLTGNREATHVNRMASSQSPGETGVHGIGRASQEVLSIIVAVLENPNSSAEHREQALSELVPLTKDGSPEMWENHFRNMLRCLVKELEDQEVPVKVAALRALAELLKRQPQKFHSYSELTLLKIFTALKQPEREVSRAAELCALEAAAALPPEETVRHLHAVTGESDVQGVVVAAIRVISRLTEVHPKAVTVQLLPQTMPLLKKAYDHNASAVRKAAVFCMVTLHGVVGTELMNPHVASLTRSKMALLNLYIKRAQRNSSESATGSSSTAASTNIKL, from the coding sequence ATGCGCGAAGCTACTGCGGCCGCAAACTGCAGCTGGCCGCCCAGAACTGGGAGGACCCGTGAAGATCCGCGCAACCAACAGCAGCGTCTGACCGGCAACCGTGAGGCCACGCACGTCAACCGCATGGCGAGCTCGCAATCTCCTGGCGAAACCGGTGTGCACGGGATCGGGCGAGCGTCTCAAGAAGTCCTCAGCATCATCGTTGCCGTACTGGAGAACCCcaacagcagcgcagagcatcgCGAGCAGGCGTTGTCTGAGCTCGTGCCCCTCACTAAGGATGGCTCACCAGAGATGTGGGAAAACCACTTCAGGAACATGCTCCGCTGCTTGGTGAAGGAACTGGAGGACCAAGAGGTGCCAGTAAAGGTGGCTGCACTGCGCGCGTTGGCTGAATTGTTGAAGAGGCAGCCGCAAAAGTTCCACAGTTATTCTGAGCTCACCTTGCTCAAGATCTTCACCGCACTCAAGCAACCTGAGAGAGAGGTGAGCCGAGCGGCCGAGCTGTGCGCCCTGGaggctgctgcggcgctaccacCCGAGGAGACAGTGCGACACCTGCACGCAGTCACCGGTGAGTCGGACGTGCAAGGCGTCGTCGTCGCTGCGATCAGGGTCATCTCCCGACTGACGGAAGTGCATCCGAAAGCTGTAACTGTCCAGCTTCTACCGCAGACGATGCCACTCTTGAAGAAGGCGTATGACCACAATGCCAGTGCGGTGCGGAAGGCGGCAGTGTTCTGTATGGTGACACTGCATGGCGTGGTCGGCACTGAACTGATGAATCCGCACGTAGCTTCCCTGACGAGATCTAAGATGGCGCTTCTTAATCTCTACATCAAGAGGGCGCAGCGAAACAGCAGCGAAAGTGCAACTGGCTCGTCTTCGACTGCAGCATCTACCAACATTAAACTGTAA